Sequence from the Fusobacterium periodonticum 1_1_41FAA genome:
GAAATACTAACAAGAGGTAAAGTATCCTTTTGAGCATTGATAGCCATACCATCATTAACTCCTCTATTTTGATGTATACAAAGAGAAGGAATGATAAATATATCTTTATCATAATTAATAAAATATTTTTTAGGTTTGAAAGCAGAATCACCTTCAACAAAAACTCTTCCACTAAAAGATAAAGGTCTGTCAAACCATGTACTTAAAATAGGTCCACCATAAACTTCTGTATTTAAAATATCATAGTCTTTTTTATTCATTTCAGGATTAGGTTTAATTAAAAAACCAGGGCTATCTGTGTGAGAAGCTGCTATTCTATATCCTGATTTATAAATTTTATCTGTACCTATAGTAAAAGCTATAATTCCACTATCATTTATAGTAACATAGTACTTTTCGCCTTTTTTTAATTTCCATTCTTCAGCTTCAGAAAGTTCGGTAAAACCATTTTTATTTAAAATTTCTTTTGCATTGATACAAGCAAAATAATTAGATGGACTTTCATCTATAAATTTAATTAAATCTTTTGCTAATTTTTGTTTATTCATATATCCTCCTAAATTAAAATATTATATCTAAATAACTATTTAAATAATACAGCATTTAATGATATTTATCAAATTAAAAAATATCAAATTCTAAAAAATTAGTCTTTATCTCATAATTTTTAAGTTCTTTAAAAGTTTTCTTTAATACAGAAACATATGTTTTTAATTGATTTTCATCTTTTCCACCTGTCTTATAGTCAACTATATAAATTTCTCCTGTACCATCTTCATTGTCTTTTATCATAAGTCTATCTATTCTATATTCTTGTTTTTCTATTGAATCATAAAGAACATACTCATTGTAGATATAATCCCATTTTTTAGAAAAAATCTCCTTATCTTTATTTAAGAACATTTCAATATTTTCTTTTGAGAATATTTCATCTAACTTCTTCTTTCCAAAATATGATAAATATCTCTTATAGCATAAGTTTTTAGCAAATGTAACTTCTTCTTCAGTTCCATATTTTAAGTTTTCAAAAAAGTAGTGAACTAAAATACCTGTCATTCTTTTTTCTTCTGTTTCAAGTAGAAATTTACTATTGTTTATATCAAAATCATTAAGATTTTCATTTTCATTGCTCGAATCTATAAAATAAGAAGTTGAATTATATTGAGTTTCTTCGGAAGTTTCCTCTTCAACAATTACTTCACTTTTATGTACTTCTCCAATCTCACAAGAGAAAAAATCTTTAAAAATAGAATTTTCTAAAGGTTTTTCTTCAAAAAGTCTATCATTATATAAAACAATAAGATTGTTCTTAGGTCTTGTTAATGCAACATAGAAATTGTTAATTTCTTCTTCTTGTATTTTTTTATTATATTCAGCAACTCTATCCTCAAAACAAGCTTCTAAAATATTTTTATAACCTTTTTTAGAAAATAAGGAAAAAGTAGTCTTATCATATGTTTCATTCATTTCAAATAAGAAATCTATGTCAGAAGATTTCGATTTTTTATCATTTTTTATTACAAAAGTAGTTTTAAACTCCAAACCTTTAGATTTATGTATAGTTACAAGTTCAACTCCTTTTTTATTTGACTTTATATCTGAGAGAATAAGTTTATTTTCATTATAATCATTTAATAATTCTATAACAGAATGATAAGAGTTACTTAAAAGATAAAAGTCATAGATATTTTTAACTTCATTAAATTCAACAAAATAATCTAAAAATTGGAATTTTTTTATAATTTCATAAATTAAATTTTGAACTTTAAAACTCTTAAAATTCTTTTTAATATCTATAATCTTATTTAAGAAGTTTATAATTTTTTTATTCTCTAAAGAATTTATAAATTCATTGTCTTGCGAGAAATTTATATAAGATAAAACATCATTTTTATTTTTTAACAAAACTTCAATATCCTCAGTTCCTATATTACTAAGTGGTGAAGAAATAAAGTTAAATAAAGCTAATTCATATCCATAGATTAAATATTTTAAAAGCTCAAAACATTCAAAAATTCCAGGATATTCAGAAATATCTTTATCATTATTTAAAATATATGGAATACCCTCGCTTTCTAAGAGCTGTGCTATCTCATTAAGTTCATTATTGGTTCTTGCAATTATAGCTACATTATCATAAGGAGCAAAATGTTGTAATTCTTCTAATAGAACAGAGTAAATATTGTCTTCTTCACCCTGATCACTCATACATATAGCTTTTATATAGCCTTGATTTTTAGAGTTGATTTCACTTGGATTGAAAGGCCAATTATCTTTCTTAGAAATAGTTGAAAAGAGTTCATTACAGTATGAAACTATATTAATATCACTTCTATATGATTTTTTTAATGGATCTTTTTGGGCATTTAAAATAGTTTTAAGATTTTCAAATAATCTTTTTTCACCATCTCTCCAACCATAGATACTTTGTTTATCATCACCAACGCAAACTACTATCTTAGCTTTTTTAGTAAACTCATATAATATTTTCCATTGTAATATACTTGTATCTTGAAATTCATCGATAAAAATAGTTTCTATATTCATATCTAAACTTTCAAAAAAGACATCTGTAAGTCCATTTTCATCAATTAAACCATTTTCTTTATTAAAAATAGCCATATAAGTGTAGATTGCTATATCATTAAAAGTAAAATTTTTATCTCTTACTTTAAACATATCATAAAGCCTAAAGATTTCTAAACTCAATTCAAAAATCTTTTCTTCATAGGGTATTAAAACTTCATTATATACTTCTTTTGCTAAATTCTCTTTTAAAACTTCTTGTCTAGAAATGATATATTCTTTATGCTCTCTATCGGATTCTTTTTTCAACTTATTACCATTGTATATTAAGCCTGCTGTCCCTTTTTGAAAGAAAAAATTAAAGTTCTTAAATAATAATTTTCTTTGAGCTTCAATAGTTTTTCCTATATAGTCAGTACAGTCTTTTTTTAAGACATCATACAAGTCTTTTTTTGCATCATTTTCAAGATATGAGAAAAGCTCTCTTAAAATCTCTACAGGTTTTTCATCAATACTAAGCTTTTCTTTCTTTATATATTCTTTACTATCATTTAAAGATAAAATGTATTTCCATCTTGAAGAAATTAATTTTTGAATTATTGAAATATAGTTATCTATATTTTTTTCAGAATTCTCACTAAAGAACTTCTTAAAATCATAAAATAGTTTTTTATTAGTGAAAATATTTTCAAGAACTTTTTTATAATAAACAGAATTTTCATTTTCATCTATTAAAGAATATGACTTTATCTTCATTAAATTAAGAACAATATTTTTAAATATAATATTTAAAAAAGCATCTATAGTATAGATTTTTAATTTTTCTTTGTTTCTAATAATATCTTTATACACATTTGATAGATTTTCTAAAAATTCACAATCTACAACTAAATCTTTTTCATTTTTTTCTATGCTTTCAATAAGACTTAAGTAATTATTTTTTTTCTTCTCATCTAAATTCTTATTATTAGAAATTGTATCTCTTACTGAAAGTTTAGAATTTTTACAAATATCATAAATTTCTAAAAATTCACTCAATTTTTTTAGTATACCCTCTTTAATTTCAGAAGTTGCCTTTCTTGTAAAAGTCATAACCAAAATATTTTTATAGTCAATAGCTTCTGCATTTGCCTTTTTAGAAAGAGCAGTAATGTACTCAAGGGAAAGTCTATAAGTTTTTCCTGTTCCAGCACTAGCACTTACAACTAAATTTTTTATTTTATTCATCAGAACCACCTATATCACTTATTTTTTCTAAAGATATAATATTTCTATATCTATAATACTCATTAAAATCAAAACCATTTTCTTTTAAACTACTTTTACTAGGTAGGGTATAATGGTCTTTATCTAAAAAATCTCTAAGAAAAGTCTTAAAATTACTGTCTTTTTCTTCTAAGTTATTTACTAAATGTTTGTTGAAGTCAAATGCTTTTTCTTCTTCCCAGAAATTATAGGTAGCACTGTAAACAGGTAGAGAAGTATCAGAGCCATAAAACATTAGAGCATAAAATTCTAATTGATTTTTATCATAACTTCCTGTTTTAAAATCAATAATATATCTCGCTTTTTCAGTTTCTATAAGTAAGTCAGCTCTACCATTTAAGACAATTTGTATTCCTTTATGTTCTAAGTAAGCTACATTTTTAGTTGTAGATTCTTTTTCAGCTTCTATTCTTTTAATTTTAGTATCCTTTAATTCCTCATGTAAAACTTCTAAGAATTTTTCAATATTATCAATTAATCTAGGAAATAAAACCTCATTCAAATATAATTCCATAAAGTTTTCTATTTTTAAGTTTTCTTGCCATATATATTTTTCTAAATATTTTTTTATTTCCTCTTTTGAAAGAAGTAGTTTATTACTGTCATTTAATATATTTTTCCAATTAGTTTTAAAGATATCTTCTAAAGTTTTGTGTAATATATTCCCTAAGACTTTTGGAGATATACCATTAACTGGACTTGTTTCACTAATACTCTCAATACCACAAATTTTATCTAAAAAAAAGAAAGTTTCATTCTTTTTTAATAGGATGTAGTCATATGCTCCTATAGTCAGAGTATTATTTATAAAATCAGTATTTTTCTTTGAGAATGCTCTGAAAAATACCTTCTCTTTTTTAAAAACTTCAGTTTTATTTTGTAAATAACAAGCTTTAAAAAATCCTTTTAGGTCACTTATATCAAGTTCTTTAGCCGAATATTTATTT
This genomic interval carries:
- a CDS encoding UvrD-helicase domain-containing protein is translated as MNKIKNLVVSASAGTGKTYRLSLEYITALSKKANAEAIDYKNILVMTFTRKATSEIKEGILKKLSEFLEIYDICKNSKLSVRDTISNNKNLDEKKKNNYLSLIESIEKNEKDLVVDCEFLENLSNVYKDIIRNKEKLKIYTIDAFLNIIFKNIVLNLMKIKSYSLIDENENSVYYKKVLENIFTNKKLFYDFKKFFSENSEKNIDNYISIIQKLISSRWKYILSLNDSKEYIKKEKLSIDEKPVEILRELFSYLENDAKKDLYDVLKKDCTDYIGKTIEAQRKLLFKNFNFFFQKGTAGLIYNGNKLKKESDREHKEYIISRQEVLKENLAKEVYNEVLIPYEEKIFELSLEIFRLYDMFKVRDKNFTFNDIAIYTYMAIFNKENGLIDENGLTDVFFESLDMNIETIFIDEFQDTSILQWKILYEFTKKAKIVVCVGDDKQSIYGWRDGEKRLFENLKTILNAQKDPLKKSYRSDINIVSYCNELFSTISKKDNWPFNPSEINSKNQGYIKAICMSDQGEEDNIYSVLLEELQHFAPYDNVAIIARTNNELNEIAQLLESEGIPYILNNDKDISEYPGIFECFELLKYLIYGYELALFNFISSPLSNIGTEDIEVLLKNKNDVLSYINFSQDNEFINSLENKKIINFLNKIIDIKKNFKSFKVQNLIYEIIKKFQFLDYFVEFNEVKNIYDFYLLSNSYHSVIELLNDYNENKLILSDIKSNKKGVELVTIHKSKGLEFKTTFVIKNDKKSKSSDIDFLFEMNETYDKTTFSLFSKKGYKNILEACFEDRVAEYNKKIQEEEINNFYVALTRPKNNLIVLYNDRLFEEKPLENSIFKDFFSCEIGEVHKSEVIVEEETSEETQYNSTSYFIDSSNENENLNDFDINNSKFLLETEEKRMTGILVHYFFENLKYGTEEEVTFAKNLCYKRYLSYFGKKKLDEIFSKENIEMFLNKDKEIFSKKWDYIYNEYVLYDSIEKQEYRIDRLMIKDNEDGTGEIYIVDYKTGGKDENQLKTYVSVLKKTFKELKNYEIKTNFLEFDIF